One Paralysiella testudinis genomic window, GGGTTGTTGGGGTCGTTCATACACAGCTCCCGCTTGGTGAAAGGCCATCGGTTATCAATCCATTTTAAATCCAATGGATTCCGGCTTGCGCCGGAATGACGGTGTCTCAATTACACTTATAGCAAAAAATATTGTTCAAGCTTAAAACCAGCATCACCAACAAAGCAATACGGGCTGCATCCCCTAGGAAATGCAGCCCGTGTAATGGGTTCCCCCGCCTGTGCCGTTTGGGCTCCATCCGCTTGAACCTTGAAGACAAGGCCGGCAGCATGAAACGGCTTCGGGTACATCCGCAGAGGGACGCGCACACCCACCATCGACTTTGCCGCCGTTAAAGCGAACTATTGGTTCAAAGGAATATCTGCCCTTTCGAACACCGCAGGGGAATTCAAACTGTTTGGCTTTGTGCCTGCGCCACTGCTTCATCGCAGCACTGAACCATGGCACTTATTTTACGCTCAAACTCGCCAATTGCCAAATCATCTTGTACGGTTAATTTCAGCAAATCATGGGTAAGGTTTAAAGCGGCCATAATCACGATTTTATCGGTTTCCACAATGCGTCCGGAGCTTTGAATGGCGGCGATTTTGTCATTCAGCATGTGCACGGCCTGCACCAGCGTGTCGTGTTCGGATGCGGGGGTGCCGATATTGAATTGACGCCCCAAAATATCCACTTGCACTTGTTGAATCTGCATTACGCCACCTCCTGCACCGAATCGGCGGGCAAACGGCGCAACAATGTGTTGATGTCTTGCGCCGACTGCTGCAACATTTGCCGGTATTGCTCATTTTCCAGCCTCAGCGCATCAATCACTTGCTGCAAGCTTTGTTCCAGATTCAAAATCTGCAATTCGTATTGTTGCACCAGCGCGGTTTTGTCGGCATCGAATTCCTGCAACAAGCGTTGTTGTTGCTCGCGCAAACGCTGCCCATCATCGGCCAAAGCCTGTTTTTCGCCCATTAAGGTTTTAAATTGCGCCACCAAGGCGGTAACGCTGGTTTCCAATTGCTGTAACTGATTATTCATGGCTCGGAGGGGCTGATACGTTGACAGGCGCATGGTTGCCGAATTTACCCGCCTTGTCAATGCCGGTGCCGTTGGATTAAGTAAAGCTAGGGGGTGGTTTGGGCTTGATTGGGGTTGGCACGAATGCTGTCGGCCACTACCCAGCCACCTTCTTCCACCTGATACACAGTGAGCACCGCTTCATTGCGCTGGCCCTGATTATCAAATGTAAGTGCGCCGCTAAGCAAGCCACCGCTCATATTTAAGGTTTTGAGCTTGCTGGCATAGGTTTGCGGTGCAGTGCTGTCGGCCAGCTTCATTGCTGTGAGCAGCGCCCAAGTGCCATCGTAGGCCGCAGCCGCCGCTTCATCCGGCTCAGTATGGAAGCGCTGGGCAAAAGCGGCACCAAAACGATCCGCACCGGCCAGCTGCGCCAGCGGCATGCCCGCCATCACCGCCATGCTGCCCGGCGCATAGGATGCGGCTTGCTGAATAAAGCTTTTGCCCAGTGCTTCTTGGGTCATCATCACCGGCACCAGCACTTTATTTTGCTGTAATTTACGCACCAACATGGCCGCCGACTTGGCGTCGCCACTGTAAAAAATCAAATTTGGCTGCGCGGTTTTCAGCTGCAACACCAGCTGGCGCACATCGGCCTGATTGGTTTTACCCAAAATATACATGTCGGCACGAGCGCCGGCGGTTTGCACCCGGTCTTGCAAAGCTTGGGTTAATTCGGTTTGCTGGCCGTGGCTGACCACGGCGATTTTATCCAGGCCTTGCTGCACCGCCAGATATTGGCCAATCAAGCTGCCTTGTTGGCGGGCAGTGGCATTGATGTGGAATACGGTTTTGCCGTCGGCCTCGGTGGGCTCGGCACGCAAGCTAACGGCAGGCAAATTTTGCTGCTGCAACACCGCTGCTTGCGCCGGGTCGATGTCGCCCAGTGCCGCTGCCGGTTGACGCGATTTAATCGCCGACAATAAGGCGGCTTCTTTGTGCCCTTCCACATTGCGCAGCACAAAACGCACGGTTTGGCCTTGGATTTTCCAAGCCTTTTCATTCACTTCGGCCAGTGCCAAATCCACGCCTTGGCGTGCCGTCTCATCCTTATCGCCCTGTAAATACAGAATGTTGACCGTGGCTTCTGCTGTTGGTGCGCTGCTGCTGTCGCCATTGTTGTTGACGGCATGGTTTTGCGCCTGGTTGCCACATGCGGCCAACACGCAAGCCACGCCCACAGACCATAATTTTTTGTTCACATGCACTCCATTATTGCAACCAAACCAGCCAGCCCGGCTTGGCTTCAGGCTGCCTGAAAAACCGGCACGACACACACTCATATTTACTCTACTTTAGGGCGACGATCCATCAATACTTCGGCCACGGCGGCCACATCAATTTTGCCGTGAATCAAATCATGCAAAACCTGCACCACCGGCATATCCACCCCCAGCTGCTGCGCCTGGCGCTGCGCCTCATCAATGGTATACACGCCTTCGGCCACATGCCCAAGCTCAAGCAGAATTTGTTGCAAATTTTTACCTTCCGCCAACATCAAGCCGACGCGGCGGTTGCGCGACAAAGAGCCGGTGCAGGTGAGAATCAAATCGCCCATGCCCGCCAAACCCATCAAGGTAGTGGCTTCGGCACCCAATGCCAAGCTCAAACGGGAAATTTCCGCCAAGCCGCGCGTCATCAAGGCAGCGCGGGCATTCATGCCGTAATTGAGGCCGTCGGCAATGCCGGTGGCAATCGCCATCACGTTTTTAACCGCACCGCCCACCCCCACGCCCACCACGTCCTGATTGGCATACAGGCGCAATACTGGTGTATTGAGCGCACCGGACAAGGCTTTAACCCACGGCAGATTGGCCGAAGCCAAGGTGACGGCACAAGGCAGCTGCTGTGCCAGCTCTTGCGCAAAGCTGGGGCCGGACAATAAACCGATGCAGTTGTTGCCCGTCAATACATCGGCCAGCACTTGTTGCGGCAGCAAACCCGTGCCCTGCTCAAAGCCTTTGCAGGCCGCCAGCACCGGCACCAGCCCCAACCCCGCCGCCTGCAAAGCAGCCGCACTGCTGCGCAAACCGGCCACCGGTGTAGCCACAATCACCAAATCAGCCGCGGCGGGCAGCTGCGACAGCACCGCCAAAGTGGGCGGAAAATCAAAATCGGGCAGATAGCGCCGGTTGCACCGCTCGGCCGCCAATACGGCGGCATGGTCGGCATTGTGTGTCCATAGCGCCACTGGGTGGCCATGATGGGCGAAATGAATCGCCAGCGCCGTACCCCAAGCACCGGCACCCATGATACAGATATTCATAAACGTTTTCTTGGTTGCGCAACGGCATACTTTAATGGATTCCCCCCGCGGCGGCAAGCCGCAAAAAGGCTGCCTGAAAGCAGATTAACCCTTTTCGGTTAATTTGTTTTCAGGCAGCCTTTACAGATAAATTATCTATGGCGCGATTATTTAATCGCTAAAGCGCTTAATCACCAAAGTGCCATTGGTGCCGCCAAAACCGAAGGAATTGGAAATTGCGGCGCGGATATTGAGGTCGCGTGCTTCGTTGGCGCAGTAATCCAAATCGCAACCGGCTTCAATGTCTTGCTCGGCCAAATTGATGGTGGGTGGGGATTTTTGGTGGTAAACCGCCAAGGTGGTGTACACCGCTTCCACGCCGCCCGCACCGCCAAGCAAATGGCCGGTCATCGATTTGGTGGAATTCACCACCAATTTGTAGGCATGTTCGCCAAAGGCCAGTTTCAGGGCATTGGTTTCGTTGACATCACCCAAGGGTGTGGACGTGCCGTGGGCGTTGACATAATCAATGTCTTGCGGGTTCAAACCGGCATCTTTGAGTGCGTGCTGCACCGCTGCGGCGGGGCCTTCGGCACTGGGCGCGGTGATGTGGTAGGCATCCGAACTCATGCCAAAACCCACCAGCTCGGCATAAATGCGCGCGCCGCGTTTTTTGGCGTGTTCGTATTCTTCCAACACCATCACCCCGGCGCCTTCGCCCATCACAAAGCCGTCGCGGCCTTTGTCCCACGGGCGTGATGCGGTGGCCGGGTCGTCGTTGCGGGTGGACAACGCTTTCATGGCGGCAAAACCACCAATGCCCAAAGTGCAAACCGCGCCTTCGGCACCACCGGCCACCATCACGTCGGCATCACCGTACACAATCATGCGTGCGGCATCACCAATGCTGTGCGCACCGGTGGTGCAGGCCGATACCATGCCGTAGCTGGGGCCTTGATAGCCTTTGAGGATGGTGATGTGTCCGGCAATCAGGTTAATCAGCGAGCTGGGAATAAAAAACGGGTTGATTTTGCGCACGCCTTGCTCAAACACGGTTTTGGCGGTGGCCTCAATGGCGGGCAGCCCGCCGATGCCGGAGCCGATGTTCACGCCTACGCGGGTTTTGTCCAAATTTGGGGTGTCGTCTAAACCGGCATCGGCAATCGCTTGAAAAGCGGCGGCAATGCCGTAATGGATAAACACGTCCATGCGCCGGGCTTCTTTGGCACTGATGTATTGGCCGATGTCGAAATCTTTCACTTCGCCGGCAATCTGGCAGGCCAAATCGGAAGCATCAAAACGGGTGATGGTGCCAATGCCGCTGACACCGGCAGTGAGGTTTTGCCAGGCGCCGACAATGTCGTTGCCCACAGGCGATACCTGGCCCAAGCCGGTGATGACCACTCTTTTTTTGCTCATAAACTCGCTCGCAATAAAAAGCCTCTGCCGATTCAGGCGGCTTTGGCACACCCTCTTCGCAAGAGGCTTAAAAACACAACGTTTGTCATATCAAATCCAAAAACAAGCTAAGGGGGTTAATCCACCTTAAATTATCGTGTTTTTGGAATTTGGTATTAGTTCAGATGTGCGCTAACAAAATCAATGGCTTGCTGTACGGTGGTGATTTTCTCGGCTTCTTCATCCGGAATTTCGCAACCGAAGGCTTCTTCCAAAGCCATAACCAGCTCAACGGTGTCCAGCGAGTCGGCGCCCAAATCTTCTTGGAAAGAAGATTCGTTTTTCACTTCGGCTTCGCTCACGCCCAATTGTTCTGCAACAATTTTCTTCACGCGTTGTTCGATGTTGTTTTCCATTTGTTTGTTTCCTTGGTTTGCCCGTGATTAGGGCAGGGGTTGGTTAAGCTGGTTTGCCATGCCGAAATGCTGGTTACGGCAATGGGTGTATTCCCACTATTTTTCGGGCGCTATTGTACCGAATAAAAATAGAGTTTTCTATCTAAATAAAAATTTTCAGGCAGCCTTTTGTTTTATTGGGGTTTATTTTAAAACCTTTCAACTGTATACCGCTTTATTCACGGCTCAACGGCAGGCTGCCTGCAAACTGCACTGTCTTGCATCTTAGCACAGGCGCTTTTTAAGCCACAAGCGCCACATGCCGGCACACAGAATAATGCTGATTTTTTCAGGTAGCCTTGAGGGCTAGCGGGCGGTGTTTGGCCACGGTTTGATACAGAAAACACAACACCAGCGCCAAATCGGCCGCGGTTTGCAGCTGAGTAGTGCCGCCGCTGTGGCCGCCTTGCGGTGGTGCTGCCAGCCATGCCGCTTGACCCAAATCACGCAAGCGGGCATAAAACTTGAGTGCGTGTGCCGGATGCACACGGTCGTCGCCCAAATTGGTGGTGATGAGGGCGGGCGGATAGCGGTGGGTGGCGTGCAGATTGTGGTAGGGCGACAAGGTTTGCAGGGCTTCGCGCTCGGTGGCGTGCTCGGGGTCGCCGTATTCGGCCAGCCACGAGGCACCGGCGGATAAATACGGATAGCGCAGCATATCGGTGAGCGGTACTTCGCACACCAGCGCACCCAGCTGTTCGGGCTGGCGGCAAAACGCCGATGCCGCCACCAAGCCGCCGTTGCTGCCGCCTTGAATCGCCGTATAGGCGGGCGCGCTCAGGCCGCGCCGGTGGATATCGGCCACCACCGCCAGCAAGTCGTCGACACTGCGGTGTTTGTGCACGCCTTGTGCGGCGCGGTGCCAGGCAGGGCCGAATTCGCCGCCGCCGCGCACATTGGTCAGCACAAAGGCAAAGCCTTGCGCCAGCCAATGGCGGCCGATATTGCCCAGATAATGTGGCAATTCGGGCATGCCGAAGCCACCGTACACATATACCAGCGTGGGCGTGTTTGCCGTGGCGGGCTTGCCCACATGGTAGTACGGCACAGCGGTGCCGTCGGCCGAGGCTGCCTGAAAGCGCTGAATTTCGATACCGGCGGCATCGAATTGCGGCGGCTGGCGGCGCAGCACCGACAATTCCATTTGCTGTAAATCCAACGCGTAAAGCGTGAGCGGGGTGGTGAAGCCGCTGGCGGCGATGTAGACCACGTCGCCGCCCCAAGGCTGGTCGGTGATTTCCAGTGCACCGCCCGGAAATGCCGGTGCCACCACGGCTTGCCATTGTCCGCCGG contains:
- a CDS encoding cell division protein ZapA, which gives rise to MQIQQVQVDILGRQFNIGTPASEHDTLVQAVHMLNDKIAAIQSSGRIVETDKIVIMAALNLTHDLLKLTVQDDLAIGEFERKISAMVQCCDEAVAQAQSQTV
- a CDS encoding ABC transporter substrate-binding protein; the protein is MNKKLWSVGVACVLAACGNQAQNHAVNNNGDSSSAPTAEATVNILYLQGDKDETARQGVDLALAEVNEKAWKIQGQTVRFVLRNVEGHKEAALLSAIKSRQPAAALGDIDPAQAAVLQQQNLPAVSLRAEPTEADGKTVFHINATARQQGSLIGQYLAVQQGLDKIAVVSHGQQTELTQALQDRVQTAGARADMYILGKTNQADVRQLVLQLKTAQPNLIFYSGDAKSAAMLVRKLQQNKVLVPVMMTQEALGKSFIQQAASYAPGSMAVMAGMPLAQLAGADRFGAAFAQRFHTEPDEAAAAAYDGTWALLTAMKLADSTAPQTYASKLKTLNMSGGLLSGALTFDNQGQRNEAVLTVYQVEEGGWVVADSIRANPNQAQTTP
- a CDS encoding NAD(P)H-dependent glycerol-3-phosphate dehydrogenase, whose translation is MNICIMGAGAWGTALAIHFAHHGHPVALWTHNADHAAVLAAERCNRRYLPDFDFPPTLAVLSQLPAAADLVIVATPVAGLRSSAAALQAAGLGLVPVLAACKGFEQGTGLLPQQVLADVLTGNNCIGLLSGPSFAQELAQQLPCAVTLASANLPWVKALSGALNTPVLRLYANQDVVGVGVGGAVKNVMAIATGIADGLNYGMNARAALMTRGLAEISRLSLALGAEATTLMGLAGMGDLILTCTGSLSRNRRVGLMLAEGKNLQQILLELGHVAEGVYTIDEAQRQAQQLGVDMPVVQVLHDLIHGKIDVAAVAEVLMDRRPKVE
- the fabF gene encoding beta-ketoacyl-ACP synthase II produces the protein MSKKRVVITGLGQVSPVGNDIVGAWQNLTAGVSGIGTITRFDASDLACQIAGEVKDFDIGQYISAKEARRMDVFIHYGIAAAFQAIADAGLDDTPNLDKTRVGVNIGSGIGGLPAIEATAKTVFEQGVRKINPFFIPSSLINLIAGHITILKGYQGPSYGMVSACTTGAHSIGDAARMIVYGDADVMVAGGAEGAVCTLGIGGFAAMKALSTRNDDPATASRPWDKGRDGFVMGEGAGVMVLEEYEHAKKRGARIYAELVGFGMSSDAYHITAPSAEGPAAAVQHALKDAGLNPQDIDYVNAHGTSTPLGDVNETNALKLAFGEHAYKLVVNSTKSMTGHLLGGAGGVEAVYTTLAVYHQKSPPTINLAEQDIEAGCDLDYCANEARDLNIRAAISNSFGFGGTNGTLVIKRFSD
- the acpP gene encoding acyl carrier protein, which encodes MENNIEQRVKKIVAEQLGVSEAEVKNESSFQEDLGADSLDTVELVMALEEAFGCEIPDEEAEKITTVQQAIDFVSAHLN